In the genome of Pseudonocardia cypriaca, the window TGTCGGCCCTGCTCGGGCAGGCGGTCTCCGCCAACCCGGTCCTCGAGACCCCGGGTGGTCAGCCCAAGGAGCTGGGGGAGAAGCTGCTCGGTCCCGGTCTCCAGTACGGGGCGACCGTCACGGCGAAGATCGACTTCATCTCGCTGTCGCTGGCGCTGGTGCTGGGCACGGCGGGGTTGCCGCACATCCTGATGCGCTTCTACACCGTGCCGTCGGCCAAGGAAGCGCGGCGCTCGGTCGTCTGGGCGATCTGGCTGATCGGGATCTTCTACCTGTTCACGCTCGTGCTGGGCTACGGCGCCGCGGCGCTCGTGCCCGGCGGCGCGACCACGATCGCGAACGCGCCCGGCCGGACGAACTCCGCCGCGCCGCTCCTGGCCTACCAGCTGGGGGGCGAGGTGCTCCTGGGGTTCATCTCCGCCGTCGCCTTCGCCACGATCCTCGCGGTCGTGGCCGGCCTGACGATCACGGCGTCGGCGTCGTTCGCCCACGACGTCTACGCCAACGTGATCAAGAGCGGTGAGGTGCCTGCGGACGCCGAGGTGCGCGTCGCCCGGATCACGGCGGTCGTGATCGGCGTGATCGCCATCGCGGCCGGCATCCTCGCCCGCAACCAGAACATCGCGTTCCTGGTGGCGCTGGCGTTCGCGGTGGCGGCCTCGGCGAACCTGCCGACGATCCTGTACTCGCTGTTCTGGAAGCGGTTCAACACCACCGGAGCGCTCTGGAGCATCTACGGCGGGCTGGCGAGCTGCGTGCTGCTGATCGTCTTCTCGCCCGCGGTGTCCGGGAGCCCGACGGCGATGATCCGCGGCGTGGACTTCCACGTCTTCCCGCTGGCCAACCCCGGCCTGGTGTCGATCCCGCTGTCGTTCCTGCTCGGCGTCATCGGCACCTACGTCGGCGGCCGGCAGCCGGTGGTCGAGGCGAAATTCGCGGAGATGGAGGTCCGCTCGCTCACCGGCGCGGGTTCGGAGAAGCCGATCGCGCATTAGGGCGGTAGAGCCGCTCGCTGGTGCGGGCCTGGGCGGTCGCGGCAGCGGCCGCCCGGAGCTCGCCGAGGGTGTGCACCCCGCGGGCCGCGAGCAGCGGTAGTTGCCGGAGGAAGATCTCCCCGGTGAGCAGGGCGTCGCCGAGCGCGGTGTGCCGGCCGACGAGGTCGACCCCGAGCCGCTCGGCCATCGCCTCGAGCGTGTGGGCGTCGTGATCAGGGTGGAGCACCCCGTCGACGAGCAGGGTGTCGAGCAGCGGCGCGGCGAGCGCCGTGCCGGTCCGCCGTTGCGCGGCCGCGAGGAACGCCATGTCGAACGCCACGTTGTGGCCGACGAGCACGCTCTCGGCGGCGAACGCGGCGAACGCGGGCAGCACCTCGTCCAGTGCCGGGGCGCCGCGGACGAGGTCGCGGGTGATCCCGTGCACGGCGCTCGCCGCCCGCGGGATGCTCCGGCCGGGGTCGACGAGGCGCTCGAAGGTCTCGGTGCGCAGCAGCCGGCCGCCGACGATCCGCACCGCCCCGATCGAGACGATCTCGTCGCCGTCGTCGGGGGCGAATCCGGTGGTCTCGGTGTCGAACACCGTGTAGGCGAGCCGGTCGAGCGGGCTCTCGGCCCGGTCGGACCACGCGGCCGGGCCGGGCTGGAACCGTTCGAGCTCGAAGTCGTAGAGCGCGGGTGGGGACTCGTCGGCCCCGGCGCGTGCCGCCGGGCGTGGCCCGGCCGGTGAGCGCGGCAGCAGCACCCGCACCAGCGGCTGGTGCGGGTCGGCCCACGTCTCCCCGCCGTGCCGCCGGACGACCGCCGCGGCGTTCGCGGCAGCCCGCTCCAGGTCGCCCGCGCGCAGCGGCGGGCCGTCCCACGTCAGGTCGAGCCGCCCGAGCTGACCGGCGTCGCCGGCCGGAGCCGCGAGCACCACCTCGGATGTCCCGTGCCGTTCGCCCAGGAACCGGACCACCGAGGCGAGCGCGTCGGCCACCGAGAAACTGTCCACGGCGAACCAGACGTCCTCCGCGGCCCCGCCGATTCGGGTCTGCGGGCCCTCGGTGCGTGCGGCAACGGCGGTGAGCAGGTCCCGTGCCGAGATGT includes:
- a CDS encoding exonuclease domain-containing protein; translated protein: MNPARLATVAAAALAPAAVAAAVGAAVFFSTPPPDRAVLARLLWEQAAFLAVAAVLVTLVAGLLVGAALRRSVAPARRMAADVRVVLGANPEHRVTPSGPAELRDLATALNELAERHAAARRDVREEVAAAAADLERERNRLAVLMGVLTVAVLVCAEDGRILLYNAAARDLFGDDAGLGRSVFGVLDRDLVVHGLARVDAGSAPHEATAERGGRLIRVRLARVPSGTAGFVLVCEDATRVERAAARHAELLGSTADLVRGAAGSIGAAAGALLDYPDVPADQRHRFVEVIAEEAGRLGAAGERLTEEPGLDMRGRAVADISARDLLTAVAARTEGPQTRIGGAAEDVWFAVDSFSVADALASVVRFLGERHGTSEVVLAAPAGDAGQLGRLDLTWDGPPLRAGDLERAAANAAAVVRRHGGETWADPHQPLVRVLLPRSPAGPRPAARAGADESPPALYDFELERFQPGPAAWSDRAESPLDRLAYTVFDTETTGFAPDDGDEIVSIGAVRIVGGRLLRTETFERLVDPGRSIPRAASAVHGITRDLVRGAPALDEVLPAFAAFAAESVLVGHNVAFDMAFLAAAQRRTGTALAAPLLDTLLVDGVLHPDHDAHTLEAMAERLGVDLVGRHTALGDALLTGEIFLRQLPLLAARGVHTLGELRAAAAATAQARTSERLYRPNARSASPNPRR
- a CDS encoding solute symporter family protein; this translates as MGLLAQGAAPASVGNPLLNIGTFALFVVITLVVVFRASRATKTASDYYAAGRSFTGPQNGIAISGDYLSAASFLGIAGAIAVNGYDGFLYSIGFLVAWLVALLLVAELLRNTGKFTMGDVLSFRMRQRPVRAAAATSTLVVSFFYLLAQMAGAGALIALLLKIPNTNTVGQGLVIAGVGILMITYVLVGGMKGTTWVQIIKAALLLTGTALITVWVLALFGFNLSALLGQAVSANPVLETPGGQPKELGEKLLGPGLQYGATVTAKIDFISLSLALVLGTAGLPHILMRFYTVPSAKEARRSVVWAIWLIGIFYLFTLVLGYGAAALVPGGATTIANAPGRTNSAAPLLAYQLGGEVLLGFISAVAFATILAVVAGLTITASASFAHDVYANVIKSGEVPADAEVRVARITAVVIGVIAIAAGILARNQNIAFLVALAFAVAASANLPTILYSLFWKRFNTTGALWSIYGGLASCVLLIVFSPAVSGSPTAMIRGVDFHVFPLANPGLVSIPLSFLLGVIGTYVGGRQPVVEAKFAEMEVRSLTGAGSEKPIAH